aaatgataaattgaatattaaacttcgttaataaataaattatagattttcGAAATAAATCCTCCGGATGATTCAATTTGTCCATACGCAATAGAAGATGAATTCATAAATTCTGAGcagaattattcaaattggAATGTAGCATGTTATCAAAAAACATCATATTCCACTATTCTTAAAACATTTTGCTACTGTGATAAACATTCTGATAAAGAGTTTAGCATTCGTAGCTTGAGTTTAAGAGAACATTACACTGATAGCGCTGATAGTCGGTAatgaaaaacttttaaaaaattaattcaaaattacccTGATAGCCGAGCTGGCGACAACTTACTGCAACTAGTcaccaagttggccgcaaaaatTGGCaattccataagttgacggcgACTAGTCGctaactttctgagaaagttggctTTCCATGAGTTGTCGGAAAGTTGCCTTCAATTATCTCAGAAAATTCGTGACAGCTtacggcagtagattgtcgccaacTTTATGGAAAAGTTGGCaacaacttgtagtcaacagttacaaaaGCTGGAAGTTGTCGTCAACTTGATCGCAACTAATTCACATCAACTTCCTGACCAGAAAGTTTTGCTATCCGGGTAAGTATTACCTGCCAAATAATGATTTACTAATTatcgtattatttttatcagcgTCGTTACTGGGATTAGATTTGCTGTTAAGAACAATGTAATATCAATAGAAATCCAGGAAGGCAAGTTAGTTAATGGTAATGTGGATCCAAATACTGTTCGATGGATCACAGACGATGGTATCCGACCTCCGAAAGGTCCTGATGTGATCAAGCTCGGTTATAGAACTAAATCATTCAATCTAGATGACATTGAATTACCAGATGGATATTTTGTTACGGGTTGtgtattgttttaaattttgaaatttattttgtaaggTAAGAGACTCATCCCTGATTGCCAaagtttctgatcagaaagttggtgtacatgagttgcgaccaacttgacgacaagttgtcgacaactttcagttTGTGTAACTgttggctacaagttgctcagaaacttgcCCTGAtcaaacaactgaattcgatcgaattaaacagaattaaatttttaattctatttaattcagataaattctgttaattcggtacctaacgtaaaaatgaattttgtctaattcggcaggaaaaccagaatttgtccaaattaaaacgaatttaaataattctatttggtttaattctgattaattcgaaaacaATTCTCCAATTTATggttctgaaatttttcaatcggttttattctgtttaattcaaattcaaattttcaattcagttgaattctgttttgcagaattcgaacgaatataacagaattaaaatttttaattcggtcgaattcagttgtttaatcagggtgacgacaatctactgccgcaacctgtcgccaagtttctgagcaacttgtagtcaacagttacacaaaCTGAAAGTTGTTGACACGTTTCTCGGAAAAttgccgtcaacttatggaagtGCTAATTTTTGCAGCCAACTTGGCGataggttgcggcagtagatggTCGCCAGTTTGccgccaacttggctatcagggattacccataacaattataaaaacGTAGTAATCAACTAATGGTACGATCGGGTTTAGGGTCTTCTATCttcacttaaaatatatttgtctgttattatttatatttgtggTATACGCATATataggtgttaaatttcaatggcTCGATAACAATCACATATCCTTGGTAGTGAGAGGAACGGGAATGTGGGAGGACTATGAATCTTGGTCGTCTTcacatcataaatttttctatcctGTCACCGCACCCGAAGATCCCAGGTGGGAAAaaacgagtttttttttcgaatactaCTTCGATGTTGctaagtaaatataattatttctttatttatttatagagaaaaaatagaaattaagGATTATAAAAACTCTGCTgagttaattattcaaaatgttGTGCTGAGTCATTCAGGATGGAATTATGTTGACTTATCTGTTGGATTGTTATCATCGCAATACAACAATTTGCCAGTAATTCCGTTTTTTGATTCACAAAGTGTCGTATCTGATCCGCCGTCTCCACTTGGTGGGGTGGGATTGACTTACAAAGGACAACCTGGTTATGGTGGATTTATTGCTTTTCAAATAATTGCATCTAAATATACACATGATTTTTATTCAGAGATGACctacttcaataaattttaaattgaatgtcTCATCTGATATTCAATAGCATTATTAATAAcagtttcatatattttaagttaCTTTTAAGCTTTCAAATTCAAGGAACCTCAGAAAGTTtagaaacaataataataattttgaaatttatatatcgATGACTAAgacgataattataaatacacttGTCAGAGattaaaaatggttttttattttcattccaaTTATTAcccgtcaaaaaattttttctaaaatttaatacagaaaataatcttttaaaaaaagacattaaattgcaaaaataaaaaaattcatattcagATCCTGCAGGTGATCTAGTGGATTATCTGCATTACTctgactaattatttattttattgaagaagAATTGCAGTGACTGCTCCAAACATACTTATGTGAGTGAGTATATACTGTAATTaatactcatatatttaaatctataaattagggtggtcgttgaaaattgaattttctcaggcaccatataaaaagcttctttttagtgaaaaaatacctggggaatttggtttttttgttttaagtaaaaagaacacgtgccttaggacgatcaaagttcatttttcgatacaatcgcggttttttttaaatatctcatgaaatatgcagattaaaggaaaaaatcataggaacaattttgtaggaaattaaattcttgacaaaaaaggtcacattcattttttttataaaatgtgtatttatgaagatatttttaaaaaacttttttagatcttattaattgagcattttaaggattacgaatgttaaaaataacgtttctTCTTATATATAGACAAATTCGTAACTCGTAatatattaatcattaatgcttgttgtagtttctatatatttagaaaaatgttattgtcaaaatttgtaatccttaaaacgctcaattaataagatctaaaaaagttttttaaaaatatcttcataaatacacattttataaaaaaaatgaatgtgaccttttttgtcaagaatttaatttcctacaaaattgttcctatgattttttcctttaatctgcatatttcatgagatatttaaaaaaaaccgcgaatgtatcgaaaaatgaactttgatcgtcctgcagcacgtgttctttttacttaagaagaaaaaacctaattccccacgtattttttcattaaaaagaagctttttatggggcgcctgagaaaatttaatttttaacgaccactcTAATATAAATACTATACACTAGAAATTGTTTTTCTAATGTTTATATTTGATTAGTGATTGAAAGGATCAATTAGCAAACTctagaataaaattataaatattttattcaaacatatatctaatttcattaataaattacgtacATATAATCACAaacgtatttttaaattctttatcaACTTATataaaatggattttttcaaaataaaatttgaatgcaGCTCACCCACAATATGGCTTGAATCGTAATTCAAACATTCCTGGTTTAcgagctaaaaaattaaaatgatacggattatttttacgaaaattaatgtggtttcaaaaaaaaaaaaaaaaaaaaaaaacatgaatatattttacctGACGTTAATTGAATCAAATATTccgtattatttttaactcgatTTAGTAAATCATCATCAAGTACAATGTGAATCCCAAGAGTTTCGATAAGCTTTGTCGAGTGTATGTTATTTTGTGGCAGATCAAATTTAGCAGTAAGTTGTTTAATCAATTCCTCAACAGTTACTTTTCTCAGGGATATAACTTTCCAAGTGTAATGTTCGTTTTCGTTATTTTCTAACGCAcagtaaattgttaatttaacttttaaggCATAGTATAAACGAATTCCATCATTTCTGCCGCAAATAGATGTCAaatctttttttgaaaaacttgtTATATCTTCGAATGAAAATCCAGAAAGTTGATGCCAAAGATGTCCAAAACTGTTTCTATGAATCCAGTATAATAACTGAATAGCGTCATAAATGTGAGGACCATCTATAGGCCCACATTCTCGGATAAACTTATTTCGAgaacaacaaaaaatatctgaGGTAAAGAGATTTGGAAAGGTCGCTCCATAATGCTGAAGTCCTCGGGAGTGAAGCCAGGTACAAAGTTGAGCTATCCAAATATGCTCAAAGGGCAGCATTGGGTTACTAGAGTTTGCAAGACTTGGTATtgaacttaaaataatttaattgttggtattattatttttttttcaaataaaatggtTGGTAGATTTTACTGCTTAGGAGGCCAGAGCCATTGTTCAAAAGACATTCGTTCGATGCTAAATATTCGATTTGCGACAAGTTGTAGGCAGGTACCTGAAGGTCGGATcgtttttcgcggaacgaaaataagaaaaaagaaatgaaaagtaaaaactctactggatctagatttcggaaatgtttcgcacgtcaCCCAAAAATGACAGGCCGGccccaactaccccttaagtcgcctttagacacaaatttcataaattcgattttcgttgcgtgaaaaacgaTCCGATCTTCAGGTGCATGAGTAGACaattttggtgaaaaaaaatatagatgaaTAAACTATGCTctgtaaaaatgaattagtgaaatacACTACAAATCAGTGAGTAGTCAGTGTTTCTACGGATATAAGTATACCATTATTTGGACCAGTGATATACTTATAGGTGGTTTCCAGTGCATATTTACTGATTCGCAGTGAAattcactaattaatttttagagaGTGAGTATAAAACTTGACCCGAATATTTTGGATCGACGAATGTCTTTTGGACAAAGGCTCTGGCCATCACTGCGTAAATAAGGAAAAGTAGGCTTACTGTGAGCTGCTTGAGAGTAAAGTACTTAATTTTCCCGATGCCAGTAAACCTTGTGGTTTAGCTTCTTTTTGATTAGTATCGTCTTCTGGTAAATCAGCGCATGTAAATTGTGAAGCTGATAGAGCGTTCTCAAATACACTTTCATTCATACTGTGGTTTAAACTGATgagaatcaaaaaatttaatgtattaatagtaaataattatcgatcTATTTTAATAAGAATGGGTActgcgatattattttttacttgaataaaatattgtaaaatttttgcacGACGAACAAAATAAGtgagattttaattatttagtggggaaaaattttaattcaaaattttgattttaaaaaattttttttcggtgacttttaaaaagtaaaaatcaaaaattttagatttagagatctacataaattttatgagatttaattaaatttatttaattaattacttgcaatcatatcataaaattaaaattatatgtaatttagtTTCTACAGTCTCCAgagattttgaataaaaaaattcaaaattatttcttggctatttttttttttataatttcccaaatt
The DNA window shown above is from Microplitis mediator isolate UGA2020A chromosome 1, iyMicMedi2.1, whole genome shotgun sequence and carries:
- the LOC130665344 gene encoding uncharacterized protein LOC130665344 — protein: MPSSRFSTISWCGYFSESLKQNWRKIYNYLKDILNKWIDSIESSQYITLKKNTVNVDSRRISIKLLRAKFLSYNRQLKIINQSNNNLMMQNSENKEENSQKEVGFITPFQNMSLNHSMNESVFENALSASQFTCADLPEDDTNQKEAKPQGLLASGKLSTLLSSSSHSIPSLANSSNPMLPFEHIWIAQLCTWLHSRGLQHYGATFPNLFTSDIFCCSRNKFIRECGPIDGPHIYDAIQLLYWIHRNSFGHLWHQLSGFSFEDITSFSKKDLTSICGRNDGIRLYYALKVKLTIYCALENNENEHYTWKVISLRKVTVEELIKQLTAKFDLPQNNIHSTKLIETLGIHIVLDDDLLNRVKNNTEYLIQLTSARKPGMFELRFKPYCG